CGGACCGGCCCCGGATCGGCGCGGCGGTTCGGCGCGGTCGGCCGGCAGGGCCCCCGCCGCCGCCGCCGAGGCCGCCCCTGGCGAGTCCTCCCGCCAGGCCCGCACCGTCGACGATTTCGACTTCGACGAGGAGGCCTTCCTCGCCGCCCTCGACGAGAACGCCCCGGTGGGCACCACCGGCGAGGTGGTTCAGGGGGTGGTGATCGGCATGGAGAGCGACGGTGTCTATGTCGACATCGGCGGCAAGGCCCCCGGTTTCATGCCCAAGAGCGAGTGTGGCCTGGGGGTGATCACCAACCTCAAGGAGCGCTTCCCGAAGGGACTGCCGATCGAGGTGCTCGTCACCCGCGAGCAGAACGCCGACGGCATGGTGACGATCAGCGCCCGCGCCCTGGCCCTGCGCCAGAGCTGGGAGAAGGTGCGCCAGCTGGAGAAGGAGGGCAAGGTGGTGCAGGTGAGGGTGAACGGCTTCAACCGCGGCGGTGTCACCTGTGACCTGGAGGGCCTGCGCGGCTTCATCCCCCGCTCCCAGCTCAACGAGGGTGAGAATCACGAGGCCCTCGTCGGCCAGACCCTGGGCGTCGCCTTCCTGGAGGTCAATGCCGAGACCCGCAAGCTGGTGCTCTCCGAGAAGCGGGCCGCCACCGCCGCCCGTTTCGCCACCCTGGAGGTGGGCCAGCTCGTGGAAGGCCAGGTGGTGTCGATCAAGCCCTACGGCTTCTTCGTCGACCTGGGCGGTGTCAGCGGCCTGCTGCACCAGTCCTCGATCACCGGGGGTGCCCTGAGGGATCTGCGCGAGGCGTTCCAGCAGGGTGAGCACCTCAAGGCCCTGATCACCGCCGTCGACCCCGCCCGGGGCCGCATCGCCCTCAACACCGCCCTGCTCGAAGGTCCCCCCGGCGAGCTGCTGATCGCCAAGGACACCGTCATGGCCGAGGCCGAGGACCGGGCCCACCGGGCCCGCTCGCTGCTGCGCCAGCAGGAACAGGACGCAGGATGAGCGCAGCGGCAGTGGTGCAGGCCCCCGGCCCGGACTGGGAGCTCGATTACTACTCCAGGCCGATCCTGGAGGCCGATGGCAAGAAGCGCTGGGAGCTGCTGATCTGCTCGACGGCGGGCCTGCAGCCGACGCCGGACCCCTTCCGCTGGTCGATGGACTGTCCGGCCGCCAGCGTTAATTCCCAGTGGCTGCGCGGGGCGATCGAGGCGGCCCTGGCGGCGGCCGCTGAGCAGGGCTACGGCCCGCCGCGGCGGCTGCGCTGCTGGCGCGGCTCGATGCGGGCCATGGTGCAGCGGGCGGCCGAAGGGCTCGGCCTGGAGCTGGTGCCGAGCCGGCGCTGCTATGGCCTGGTGGAGTGGCTGCGGGAACGTCAGGCCAGCGTCTACCCCCTGGAGCCCGGCTACATGGCCGGCCCCCTCGCCCCGCCACCGCAGCCGATTCCCCCCGTGGCCCTGCCCCTGCCCGAGGCGGCCCGGGGCGACCGCTGGAGCTGGGCCACCCTGACCGCCGCCACCCTGGCCGAGGCCGGCGGCTGGGAGATCGCCTTCCCCGGCCTGGTGGCCCTGCCGTCCGCCATCGATCCCGCCACACCGGTCCCCGGGATCCGGCTGTTCAGCCGCCGGCGGGCCCTGGCCATCGCCGGCTGGCTGTCCGGTCTGGAGCCGACCCGGCTGGAGGTCAGCGCCGGCCAGCTGGTGCTGGAGGCGGGCCTCGAGGATCGCTGGATCCTGGCTCGACTGCCGGAGGAGGAGGCGCGGCTGGCCCAGCAGGCCTTTGCGGAGGCCCGGGAGAGGGCCGGCGGCCTCCAGTTCATCGCCATCCAGGCCAGCGAGGAGGCCTCCACCCTGGAGGGCTTCTGGCTGCTGCGCGACCTGCCCGATGGCTGAGGCGGATGGCTGAGGCGCTCGAGCCCCCCTTCGATCGGCCCGATGCCGGCTTCAACGACCTCCCCGGCTGGACCTGGGTGGGCACCTATGGCGGCCACTATCTCCAGTGCGACCTGCTGGCGGCCTTTGAGCACGGCTTCTTCACCCGCCAGTGGCAGGGGCGGCCGCCGGAGGAGCTGGCCGGCGCCCTCAGTGCCGGCGTCAGTGTGCACCGCACCCGCCAGGTGCATGGCGGTGCTGTGCTGGCCGCCTCCGCCGCCGACCGGGAGCCCTGGCCGGAGGCCGACGGACTGCGCAGCGACCTGGGCGGCCAGAGCCTCTGGGTGTGCGGGGCCGACTGCACCCCCGTGCTGATCGCCGACCCCGCCAGCGGCCGGGTGGCGGCCTGCCATGCGGGCTGGCGCGGGGTCGCGGCCAGGATCGTGCCGGCGGCGATCGAGGCGCTGGTGGCCGATGGCGCCAGCCGTGATCGGCTTGTGGTGGCGCTCGGTCCGGCCGTGGCCGGCTTCCGCTACCAGGTGGAACGCTCCGTGACCCTGCAGGTGGCCGCCGCCATGGCGCCCGAGGGCAGCGGCCCGCCGCCGGAGCGGGCCCTGGCCGATCTGGAGCGCTGCGGCGCCCTGCTGCCGGATCCCGCCCCCGGCCGGGACCGGCTCGACATCCGACGGGCCACGGCGCTGCAGCTGGAAGGCCAGGGGATCGGGCCGGAGCGGATCGGTCTCTGCCCGCTCTGCACCGTGGCCGAACCGGCCCTGTTCCATTCTTGGCGTCGCGACGGGGTCAGGGCGGTGCAGTGGAGCGGTGTGGTGTCCCAAGGCTGAGCGCCACCGCTTCGGCCACCTTGATGCCGTCGATCGCCGCCGAGAGGATGCCGCCGGCATGGCCGGCCCCCTCCCCGGCCGGGAAGAGTCCCGGGGTGTTGAGGCTCTCGAGCTCGGTGGGGTGGCGCAGCAGGCGCAGGGGTGAGGAGGTGCGGGTCTCGACGCCGGTCAGCAGCGCCCCCGCCATGGCGTACCCCGGGATGCGGCGGGCGAAGGCCGGCAGGGCCTCCCGGATCGCGTCGAGCACGTAGGCCGGCAGGCAGCCGTCCAGGCTGCCGAAGCGCAGGCCGGGCTGGTACGAACCCACCACCGCCTCCGGGGGGGACTCCTGGCTGGGCCTGTGCTCCAGAAAATCCTCCAGCCACTGGGCCGGTGCCCGGTAGTCGCCGCCGCCGGCGTCGAAGGCCTGCCGCTCCCAGTGGCGCTGGAAGGCGATCCCGGCCAGGGCCTCCGCCCCCTCCTGGGCATACGGCGCCAGATCCTCCTGGCTGATGGGCACCACCAGGCCGCTGTTGGCATTGCGCTCCCGGCGTGAGTGCTGGCTCATGCCGTTGGTGACGACGCAGCCCTCCTCCGAGGTCGCCCCCACCACCAGGCCGCCGGGACACATGCAGAAGCTGTAGACGCTGCGGCCGGCGCCGGCCTCCCCGCCGTGATGGACCAGCTTGTATTCCGCCGGCCCGAGCCGCGGATGGCCGGCCGCCTCCCCCCAGCGGGCCCGGTCGACCAGGGCCTGGGGGTGCTCGATCCGCACCCCGACCGCAAAGGGCTTGGGCTCCATGGCCACACCCAGGCGATGCAGCATCGCGAAGGTGTCCCGGGCGCTGTGGCCCGGCGCCAGCACCAGGTGGCGGGTGGCGATGCATGTGCCGTCGGCCAGCCGCACGCCCGCCAGGCGCCGCTCGGGGCCGTCCCCCAGCAGCAGCTCGACCACGTGCTGACCGAAACGGACCTCGCCCCCCAGGGCCTCGATCCGGGCCCGCAGCCCGCGTACCACCGTGGCCAGCTTGAAGGTGCCGATGTGGGGGTGGTGCAGGGTGAGGATCTCCGGGTCGGCCCCGGCCGCCACCAGTTCCTCCAGCACCTTGCGGATGTAGGTGGGGTTCTCGCTCACCTGGCTGTAGAGCTTGCCGTCGGAGAAGGTGCCGGCTCCCCCCTCGCCGAACTGGACATTGGAGCCGGGATCGAAGCGGCGGCGGCCCTGCCAGAAGCCGAAGGTGTCCGCGGTGCGCTCCTTCACCGCCTTGCCGCGCTCCAGCAGCAGCGGCCGCCAGCCCATCTGGGCCAGCAGCAGGGCGGCGAAGTAGCCGCAGGGTCCGGCGCCCACCACCACCGGGCGCAGCTCCGAGGAGGTCCCCTCGGCCCGGGCCACGGGGCGGTAGCGGCTGTCCGGGGTCGGACGCAGGTGGGGGTCGCCGGCGAAGCGGCGCAGCAGACGGCGCCTGGCGCCGCCCTCGAGCTCCAGGTCGAGGCAGTACACCAGGGCGATGGCACCGCGCCGCCGGGCATCGACGCTGCGTTTCACCAGGTGGTGGCCGCGCAGCTCACCGGGGGCGAGCCGCAGCCGGCGGGTGATGGCCGCGTCCAGGTCGGCGGCGCTGTGGTCAAGCGGCAGTTTCAGCTCGCTGAGGCGCAGCACGGCCGTGGCAGGTGGAGGGCTGCTGGCGTTCTAGGGCACGGCGGGATCGGCGCCATCGGCGCAAAAGGTGCCATGGTGGAACCTGATCGCGCCTGGGGCCGGATTTCGGATGGGTCTGGCTCACTGTCCCCTCTGCATGGGTCTGGCGGCGCTCTGCGCGGTGCGCTGCGGTGCCCATGCCCTGCTGCTCTGGCGTCTCTGGTTCGAGGGGGGCGGGACGCCGGAGGGCCCAGCGCCGGTGCGGCTCCGCCAGGCCGCTTGTTGAGGCGAACCGGACCCCGCCCCGTCACGCCTTGCCCGCTGGGCTGGCAGCGTCCAGCTCGGTCTCCATGGCGGCGATGGCGATGCGGGTGGGCACCACCGCATCGGGGTTGAGGCTGATCGAGTCGATCCCCTCCTCCACCAGAAAACGGGCGAAGTCGGGGTAGTCGCTCGGGGCCTGGCCGCAGATGCCGATCTTGCGGCCGCAGCGGCGGACCGTGCGGATCGCCAGCCGGATCATGTCCTTGACCGTGGGATGCCGCTCGTCGAACAGGTCCGCCACCAGGGCCGAATCCCGGTCGAGCCCCAGGGTGAGCTGGGTGAGGTCGTTGGAGCCGATCGAGAAGCCGTCGAAGCGTTCGGCGAAGGCCTCGGCGCCGATCACGTTGCTCGGCAGTTCGCACATCACGTACACCTCCAGGCCGTCCCTCCCCCGCACCAGCCCCTCGCCGGCCATGACCTCCAGCACCCGGTCCCCCTCCTCGGGGGTGCGGCAGAAGGGGACCATCGGGATCACGTTGGCCAGCCCCATCGACTCCCGCACCCGTCGCAGGGCCCGGCACTCCAGCGCGAAGGCGGCGCGGAAGGCGGGGGCGTAGTAGCGGGAGGCCCCGCGCCAGCCGATCATCGGGTTCTCCTCCGCCGGCTCAAAGGCCGCTCCGCCCTGCAGGCGGGCGTACTCGTTGCTCTTGAAGTCGGAGAAGCGCAGGATCACCGGCCGCGGATGGAAGGCGGCGGCGATCCGGGCCATGCCCTGGCTGAGCAGGTCCACGTAGTAGTCGGCCGGCGCGTCGTACCCCGCCACCAGTTCCGCGATGGCCGCCCGGTCGGCCGCCGCCGTCACCCGCTCGGGCGCGAGCAGGGCCATCGGGTGCACCCGGATGTGGTTGGCGATGATGAACTCCAGCCGGGCCAGGCCCACGCCGTCGCAGGGGATCGAGGCCAGGTGGAAGGCCTCCTCGGGGTTGCCCACGTTCATCAGGATCCGGGTTCGGGTGGCCGGCAGGTCGCCGATGGCCTGCTCCTCCACCCGGAACGGCACCGCCCCCCGGTAGACGTGGCCCACGTCCCCCTCGCAGCAGCTCAGGGTGATGGTGTCGCCGTCGGCGATCCGGCCGGTGCCGTCGCCCGTGCCGACGATCGCCGTCAGGCCCATCTCCCGGGCGATGATCGCCGCGTGGCAGGTGCGGCCCCCCTGGTCGGTGACCACCCCACTGGCCTTCTTCAGGATCGGCTCCCAGTCGGGGTCCGTGCGGCGGGTCACCAGCAGGTCGCCGTCCATGAACCGGGCGATCTCGCCGGGATCGCTGATCACCCGGGCCCGGCCGCTGCATACCGAGGCGCCGATGGCCCGGCCGCTGGTGATCTCCTCGGCCTCGTGCGGCTCCAGGTGCCAGCTGCGCAGCACCGCTCCGCCCCGGCGGGATTCCACCGTTTCCGGCCGGGCCTGGAGGATGAACAGCTCGCCGCTGAGGCCGTCCTTGGCCCACTCGATGTCCATCGGGGTGGGCACCCCGCGGCGCTCGCCGTAGTGGCGTTCGATCACGCAGGCCCAGCGCGCCAGGGTCAGGGCTTCGGCGTCGCTGAGGGCGAAGCGCCGGCGGTCCTCCGGGGATACAGCTTCGTTGCGCACCGCCCGGCCATCACCGCCGCCGGGGTCGGCATAGACCATGCGCAGGGCCTTGCTCCCCAGCCGCCGGCTCAGGATCGGGGCGAACCCCTGCTCCAGGGTGGGCTTGAAGATCAGCCACTCATCCGGGTTCACGGCGCCCTGCACCACGTTCTCCCCCAGCCCCCAGGCGGCGGTCAGCAGCACGGCGTCGCGGAAGCCGGTTTCGGTGTCGATGCTGAACATCACCCCGGAACTGGCCAGATCGGAGCGCACCATGCGCTGCACCCCGATCGAGAGGGCCACCTCCAGGTGATCGAAGCCGTGCTGCTGCCGGTAGACGATGGCCCGATCGGTGAACAGCGACGCGTAGCAGCGCCGGCAGGCCTCCAGCAGGGCCGCCTCCCCCTCGACATGCAGAAACGTCTCCTGCTGCCCGGCGAAGCTGGCCTCCGGCAGATCCTCGGCCGTGGCGCTGGAGCGCACCGCCACCACGGCCGGGCCGCCGCCAGAGGCCAGCTCGCCGCTGAGCTCCCGGTAGGCGGCCACGATCGCCTGGGCCAGCGGCGGTGGCAGTTCCGCCCGGCCGATCCGCTCCCGGGCCCCCTGGCCGGCCGCCTGCAGGGCCGCCAGATCGTCGGCATCCAGCCCGTCAAGCAGCTCGGCCAGCACCGGCCGGAGTCCGTTGGCGGCGATGAAGAGCCGGTAGGCGGCGGCCGTGGTGGCGAAGCCGCCCG
This genomic stretch from Cyanobium gracile PCC 6307 harbors:
- a CDS encoding S1 RNA-binding domain-containing protein, with the translated sequence MAGTGNPAPRQPRNPAQRPTPPARPSGSAPAPLRKPPQVLMIKKEDEAAPEPPLAPASPGPSGAPPAASGPVAAPVRSPSPSPDDEARFDLEGIEGLTMADLLGPAPDRRGGSARSAGRAPAAAAEAAPGESSRQARTVDDFDFDEEAFLAALDENAPVGTTGEVVQGVVIGMESDGVYVDIGGKAPGFMPKSECGLGVITNLKERFPKGLPIEVLVTREQNADGMVTISARALALRQSWEKVRQLEKEGKVVQVRVNGFNRGGVTCDLEGLRGFIPRSQLNEGENHEALVGQTLGVAFLEVNAETRKLVLSEKRAATAARFATLEVGQLVEGQVVSIKPYGFFVDLGGVSGLLHQSSITGGALRDLREAFQQGEHLKALITAVDPARGRIALNTALLEGPPGELLIAKDTVMAEAEDRAHRARSLLRQQEQDAG
- a CDS encoding Tab2/Atab2 family RNA-binding protein — encoded protein: MSAAAVVQAPGPDWELDYYSRPILEADGKKRWELLICSTAGLQPTPDPFRWSMDCPAASVNSQWLRGAIEAALAAAAEQGYGPPRRLRCWRGSMRAMVQRAAEGLGLELVPSRRCYGLVEWLRERQASVYPLEPGYMAGPLAPPPQPIPPVALPLPEAARGDRWSWATLTAATLAEAGGWEIAFPGLVALPSAIDPATPVPGIRLFSRRRALAIAGWLSGLEPTRLEVSAGQLVLEAGLEDRWILARLPEEEARLAQQAFAEARERAGGLQFIAIQASEEASTLEGFWLLRDLPDG
- a CDS encoding polyphenol oxidase family protein; the encoded protein is MAEALEPPFDRPDAGFNDLPGWTWVGTYGGHYLQCDLLAAFEHGFFTRQWQGRPPEELAGALSAGVSVHRTRQVHGGAVLAASAADREPWPEADGLRSDLGGQSLWVCGADCTPVLIADPASGRVAACHAGWRGVAARIVPAAIEALVADGASRDRLVVALGPAVAGFRYQVERSVTLQVAAAMAPEGSGPPPERALADLERCGALLPDPAPGRDRLDIRRATALQLEGQGIGPERIGLCPLCTVAEPALFHSWRRDGVRAVQWSGVVSQG
- a CDS encoding NAD(P)/FAD-dependent oxidoreductase, producing the protein MLRLSELKLPLDHSAADLDAAITRRLRLAPGELRGHHLVKRSVDARRRGAIALVYCLDLELEGGARRRLLRRFAGDPHLRPTPDSRYRPVARAEGTSSELRPVVVGAGPCGYFAALLLAQMGWRPLLLERGKAVKERTADTFGFWQGRRRFDPGSNVQFGEGGAGTFSDGKLYSQVSENPTYIRKVLEELVAAGADPEILTLHHPHIGTFKLATVVRGLRARIEALGGEVRFGQHVVELLLGDGPERRLAGVRLADGTCIATRHLVLAPGHSARDTFAMLHRLGVAMEPKPFAVGVRIEHPQALVDRARWGEAAGHPRLGPAEYKLVHHGGEAGAGRSVYSFCMCPGGLVVGATSEEGCVVTNGMSQHSRRERNANSGLVVPISQEDLAPYAQEGAEALAGIAFQRHWERQAFDAGGGDYRAPAQWLEDFLEHRPSQESPPEAVVGSYQPGLRFGSLDGCLPAYVLDAIREALPAFARRIPGYAMAGALLTGVETRTSSPLRLLRHPTELESLNTPGLFPAGEGAGHAGGILSAAIDGIKVAEAVALSLGTPHRSTAPP
- the ppsA gene encoding phosphoenolpyruvate synthase, whose product is MRDSDRLVVSLAKVGLDAIAEVGGKNASLGEMIQRLEPAGVRVPGGFATTAAAYRLFIAANGLRPVLAELLDGLDADDLAALQAAGQGARERIGRAELPPPLAQAIVAAYRELSGELASGGGPAVVAVRSSATAEDLPEASFAGQQETFLHVEGEAALLEACRRCYASLFTDRAIVYRQQHGFDHLEVALSIGVQRMVRSDLASSGVMFSIDTETGFRDAVLLTAAWGLGENVVQGAVNPDEWLIFKPTLEQGFAPILSRRLGSKALRMVYADPGGGDGRAVRNEAVSPEDRRRFALSDAEALTLARWACVIERHYGERRGVPTPMDIEWAKDGLSGELFILQARPETVESRRGGAVLRSWHLEPHEAEEITSGRAIGASVCSGRARVISDPGEIARFMDGDLLVTRRTDPDWEPILKKASGVVTDQGGRTCHAAIIAREMGLTAIVGTGDGTGRIADGDTITLSCCEGDVGHVYRGAVPFRVEEQAIGDLPATRTRILMNVGNPEEAFHLASIPCDGVGLARLEFIIANHIRVHPMALLAPERVTAAADRAAIAELVAGYDAPADYYVDLLSQGMARIAAAFHPRPVILRFSDFKSNEYARLQGGAAFEPAEENPMIGWRGASRYYAPAFRAAFALECRALRRVRESMGLANVIPMVPFCRTPEEGDRVLEVMAGEGLVRGRDGLEVYVMCELPSNVIGAEAFAERFDGFSIGSNDLTQLTLGLDRDSALVADLFDERHPTVKDMIRLAIRTVRRCGRKIGICGQAPSDYPDFARFLVEEGIDSISLNPDAVVPTRIAIAAMETELDAASPAGKA